From Syntrophaceae bacterium, one genomic window encodes:
- a CDS encoding sugar ABC transporter substrate-binding protein: MKKVAFAVTTALLTALAILAAFEGCKDRESASPYQDNLYLNNRQAQDPPGQPSHVTQRKRVALVMKTLTNPFFVEMEKGARRAERDLDVELIVKTGAKETSVDQQIAIIEELTEQKIDAIVIAPADSTRLIPALRKARGKGVMIVNIDNRLDREHARQAGLNDIPFISVDNHRGAYLSAKHVSGQIARPTEAAIIEGIRGADNAEQRKKGALKAFRENPKLSVVAMETANWKIDEAYKVAGQIFRNHPRIGVVFCSNDMMALGVIEYLDEKRRRDVLVAGFDNLSEVGDALRAGKLRVTIDQQAALQGYEGVKAAVNLLRKAEVPAETLVDVRLITEKDI, encoded by the coding sequence ATGAAGAAAGTCGCCTTTGCCGTCACCACGGCCCTGCTTACCGCACTGGCCATCCTGGCCGCCTTTGAGGGATGCAAAGATCGGGAATCCGCCAGTCCTTATCAGGACAACCTGTACCTGAACAACCGGCAGGCTCAGGATCCGCCGGGACAGCCCTCCCATGTCACCCAGCGGAAGCGGGTCGCGCTGGTGATGAAGACCCTGACGAATCCCTTCTTTGTAGAGATGGAGAAGGGCGCCCGGCGGGCGGAGCGGGACCTGGACGTCGAGCTGATCGTCAAGACCGGCGCCAAGGAGACCTCCGTCGATCAGCAGATCGCCATCATCGAGGAGCTGACGGAACAGAAAATCGACGCGATCGTCATCGCCCCCGCCGATTCCACCAGGCTGATTCCCGCCCTCCGCAAGGCCCGGGGAAAAGGAGTCATGATCGTCAACATCGACAACCGCCTGGACCGGGAACATGCCCGACAGGCAGGCCTGAACGACATTCCCTTCATCAGCGTGGACAACCACCGGGGGGCCTACCTCTCGGCGAAGCATGTAAGCGGGCAGATTGCCAGGCCGACGGAGGCGGCGATTATCGAAGGGATCCGGGGAGCGGACAATGCCGAGCAGCGGAAAAAGGGTGCGTTGAAGGCTTTCCGCGAAAATCCGAAACTCTCCGTCGTCGCCATGGAAACAGCCAACTGGAAGATCGACGAGGCCTATAAAGTCGCGGGGCAAATTTTCCGGAATCATCCCCGGATCGGCGTGGTCTTCTGCTCCAATGACATGATGGCCCTGGGGGTGATCGAATACCTGGACGAAAAAAGACGGAGAGACGTCCTCGTTGCAGGCTTTGACAATCTTTCCGAAGTCGGGGACGCCCTCCGCGCGGGGAAACTGCGGGTGACGATCGATCAGCAGGCGGCGCTGCAGGGCTACGAAGGGGTCAAGGCCGCCGTGAACCTCCTCCGAAAAGCGGAAGTTCCCGCGGAAACGCTGGTCGATGTGCGGCTGATCACGGAGAAAGACATCTGA